The Gracilimonas sp. genome includes a region encoding these proteins:
- a CDS encoding YncE family protein, giving the protein MSFKRALFALCVGVFLFWGTSNSYAQDYYVYVAAESDDEVHLVHFDGETQKGEIAETIRVGTWPQENEGPHGLTVSPDGEHWFVSIAHGMPYGKLWKFETGTNEFIGEVELGLFPASMDISSTTGLLYVVNFNLHGDMEPSTVSVVEPESMTRLSDIETGIMPHGSRINSSGTRQYHVSMMTDELIEIDTEALEVQRKLKLSGKKMSGKMSADMDHSGMNHGEMMHKPVEKPTWADPHPTKPLVYVAANGSDEVLEINTNKWEVTKRWKTGKAPYNLEVSHDGKLLVVTYKGEGATGVWDLSSGKELAKIKNSRKVSHGVAISTDNNYAFISVEGIGGEPGSVDIINLKTLERVDIVETGKQAGGIIFWKQEG; this is encoded by the coding sequence ATGAGTTTTAAGAGAGCTTTATTTGCACTGTGTGTTGGAGTCTTCCTTTTTTGGGGAACCTCCAATTCCTATGCTCAAGACTATTATGTGTATGTAGCCGCAGAATCAGACGATGAAGTTCATCTGGTACATTTCGACGGTGAAACTCAGAAGGGTGAAATTGCAGAAACCATAAGGGTGGGTACCTGGCCTCAGGAAAACGAAGGGCCGCACGGTCTCACCGTCTCCCCGGATGGAGAGCATTGGTTTGTAAGCATTGCCCACGGAATGCCCTACGGTAAACTCTGGAAGTTCGAAACCGGAACCAACGAGTTTATTGGAGAAGTCGAACTGGGCTTGTTTCCGGCCAGTATGGATATTTCCTCAACTACGGGGTTGCTTTATGTGGTTAATTTCAACCTCCACGGAGATATGGAACCCAGTACCGTTTCAGTGGTTGAGCCTGAATCAATGACCCGGCTTTCGGATATCGAAACCGGCATTATGCCTCATGGTTCACGTATTAACAGTTCAGGGACCCGGCAGTATCATGTATCTATGATGACTGACGAACTGATTGAAATTGATACCGAAGCGCTTGAAGTACAGAGAAAACTCAAGCTATCCGGCAAAAAAATGAGTGGAAAAATGTCGGCCGATATGGATCACTCTGGGATGAATCATGGTGAGATGATGCATAAACCGGTTGAAAAACCCACCTGGGCCGATCCTCATCCAACAAAACCCCTGGTGTACGTTGCAGCCAACGGCTCCGATGAGGTTCTCGAGATCAACACCAACAAATGGGAAGTAACCAAGCGATGGAAAACCGGAAAAGCACCGTACAACCTCGAAGTCAGCCACGATGGTAAGCTGTTAGTGGTAACATATAAAGGAGAAGGAGCAACCGGTGTTTGGGATTTGAGCTCCGGCAAGGAACTGGCAAAAATTAAAAACAGCCGAAAAGTAAGCCACGGTGTAGCTATTTCAACCGATAACAATTATGCATTTATTTCGGTTGAAGGCATAGGTGGCGAACCCGGCTCTGTTGATATCATTAACCTGAAAACCTTAGAACGTGTTGATATAGTAGAGACCGGTAAACAAGCCGGAGGCATTATCTTCTGGAAACAGGAGGGTTAG
- the gcvP gene encoding aminomethyl-transferring glycine dehydrogenase has protein sequence MDINFEKEVFARRHNGPTQESTQKMLEVIKADSVDKLIDETIPEGIRLDKPMDLPGALSEHDFLTEFKKLASKNKIHKSFIGMGYYDTLVPNVIKRNILENPGWYTAYTPYQAEIAQGRLEALINFQTTVSDLTGMELANASLLDEGTAAAEAMSMLYGQRRGKKRKEAEVFFVSELCHPQTIEVLQTRAEPIGVEVRVGDHHELDVTDSELFGILLQYPATDGSVEDYTNIIEAAHEHDVYAVVAADLLSLTLLKAPGEMGADVVVGSSQRFGVPMGYGGPHAAFFATKEDFQRKIPGRIIGVTQDAEGKPAYRMALQTREQHIRREKATSNICTAQVLLGVMAGMYAVYHGPEGLRNIASKVHGLTKLTKAGMEKMGVEVQTKTYFDTLTVKADSAKVKAVAEQHEVNFRYVDENTIGLSFDEAKNLEDAELVLTIFAEALGKENSFDVQAEAEQVKVDYPENLARKTDYLDHPVFNLYHSEHEMLRYMKRLENKDLSLVHSMISLGSCTMKLNATAEMIPVTWPEFGQIHPFAPRKQAEGYTQLFNELNDWLCEITGFAGMSLQPNSGAQGEYAGLMTIRAYHKANGDDHRNVALIPSSAHGTNPASAVMAGMDVVVVDTDSHGNISSDDLEAKAEKYSDRLAALMITYPSTHGVFEHKVKDFCEIIHKHGGQVYMDGANMNAQVGLTSPGEIGADVCHLNLHKTFCIPHGGGGPGMGPIGVAEHLTPFLPSHSVIKTGGEKGVNAISAAPWGSASILTISYAYIRMMGANGLTDATKYAILNANYLKDRLKDHYGILYTGKTGRSAHEFIVDLRPFKQSAGIESVDVAKRLMDYGFHAPTMSFPVPGTLMIEPTESESVEELDRFCDAMISIRKEIQEIEDGIADKDDNVLKHAPHTQRVIMADDWNRNYSREKGAFPLEDLKYDKFWPSVSRVDDAYGDRNLVCSCIPMSAYEEGIEAV, from the coding sequence ATGGACATTAATTTCGAGAAAGAAGTATTTGCCCGCCGCCACAACGGACCCACTCAGGAATCAACCCAAAAAATGCTGGAGGTCATCAAAGCCGATTCTGTTGATAAGCTGATTGATGAAACCATCCCCGAAGGTATTCGCTTAGACAAACCGATGGATCTTCCCGGGGCATTAAGTGAACATGATTTTCTGACGGAATTCAAAAAACTGGCTTCCAAAAATAAAATCCATAAGTCGTTCATTGGCATGGGCTATTACGATACGCTCGTTCCCAATGTCATCAAAAGAAATATTCTCGAAAACCCGGGTTGGTACACTGCCTATACGCCCTATCAGGCTGAAATTGCCCAGGGCCGGCTGGAGGCACTCATTAATTTTCAGACCACCGTCAGCGACCTGACCGGAATGGAGCTGGCCAACGCTTCTTTGCTGGATGAGGGAACAGCGGCCGCGGAAGCCATGAGTATGCTGTACGGACAGCGACGAGGTAAGAAGCGTAAAGAGGCGGAAGTATTCTTTGTTTCGGAATTGTGCCATCCTCAAACCATCGAAGTTCTGCAAACACGAGCTGAACCGATTGGGGTAGAAGTGAGAGTAGGAGATCATCACGAGCTGGATGTGACCGATTCGGAATTATTTGGAATCCTGCTTCAGTACCCGGCAACCGATGGTAGTGTGGAAGATTACACGAATATTATTGAGGCAGCACATGAACATGATGTATATGCTGTGGTAGCTGCAGATTTATTGAGCCTGACGTTACTGAAAGCGCCGGGTGAAATGGGAGCCGATGTGGTAGTTGGTTCTTCTCAAAGGTTTGGCGTACCAATGGGATACGGTGGGCCGCATGCTGCCTTCTTTGCCACCAAAGAAGATTTTCAGCGAAAAATTCCGGGACGAATTATCGGTGTTACCCAGGATGCAGAAGGCAAGCCGGCTTATCGCATGGCACTGCAAACCCGTGAACAACACATTCGCCGGGAAAAAGCCACTTCCAATATTTGTACCGCTCAGGTGCTGCTTGGGGTGATGGCCGGGATGTATGCGGTTTATCACGGACCTGAAGGACTCAGGAACATCGCATCTAAAGTTCACGGCTTAACCAAACTAACGAAAGCCGGAATGGAAAAGATGGGAGTCGAGGTTCAAACCAAAACCTATTTTGATACCCTGACGGTGAAGGCAGATTCAGCCAAAGTGAAAGCGGTGGCTGAACAACATGAGGTTAACTTCCGCTATGTGGACGAAAATACCATTGGCCTTTCTTTTGATGAAGCCAAGAACCTGGAAGATGCTGAGTTGGTACTTACCATTTTTGCAGAAGCCCTCGGTAAAGAGAACAGTTTTGACGTTCAGGCTGAAGCCGAACAAGTGAAAGTGGATTATCCTGAAAACCTGGCTCGCAAAACCGATTACCTGGATCACCCGGTATTTAACTTGTACCATTCGGAGCACGAAATGCTTCGATACATGAAGCGACTAGAGAATAAAGACCTTTCGCTGGTGCATTCCATGATTTCGCTTGGTTCCTGCACCATGAAATTGAATGCCACGGCTGAAATGATCCCGGTTACCTGGCCTGAATTTGGTCAAATTCACCCTTTTGCTCCCCGGAAACAGGCTGAGGGTTATACGCAATTATTTAATGAATTGAACGACTGGCTGTGTGAGATTACCGGTTTTGCGGGGATGTCGCTTCAGCCCAATTCCGGAGCCCAGGGAGAATATGCCGGATTGATGACCATTCGTGCTTACCACAAAGCCAATGGTGATGATCATCGGAATGTGGCACTTATTCCTTCATCTGCTCACGGAACCAATCCTGCCAGTGCAGTAATGGCCGGCATGGATGTAGTTGTGGTTGATACCGACAGCCATGGTAATATATCAAGTGACGACCTTGAGGCTAAAGCTGAAAAATACAGCGACCGCCTGGCCGCGCTCATGATTACCTATCCATCAACGCATGGTGTGTTTGAACATAAAGTGAAGGATTTCTGTGAAATTATACACAAGCATGGCGGCCAGGTTTACATGGATGGTGCGAACATGAATGCCCAGGTTGGGCTGACCAGTCCCGGTGAAATCGGAGCCGATGTGTGTCACTTAAACCTGCATAAAACATTTTGTATCCCACACGGTGGTGGCGGACCGGGAATGGGCCCGATTGGAGTAGCTGAACACCTTACTCCCTTTCTGCCTTCTCATTCAGTAATTAAAACCGGTGGAGAAAAAGGGGTGAATGCCATTTCAGCAGCTCCATGGGGAAGTGCCAGCATTCTCACCATTTCCTACGCTTACATTCGGATGATGGGCGCCAACGGGCTAACGGATGCAACGAAATACGCTATCCTGAATGCCAACTATCTGAAAGATCGTCTTAAAGATCATTATGGAATTCTTTATACCGGCAAAACCGGCCGTTCGGCCCATGAGTTTATTGTGGATCTTCGTCCGTTTAAGCAATCGGCCGGAATTGAATCCGTGGACGTAGCCAAGCGCCTGATGGATTACGGCTTCCATGCGCCAACGATGAGCTTCCCGGTTCCGGGGACGTTGATGATTGAACCTACCGAAAGTGAGTCGGTTGAAGAGCTTGATCGTTTCTGTGATGCCATGATCTCCATCCGAAAAGAGATACAGGAAATTGAAGACGGCATTGCTGACAAAGACGACAACGTACTTAAGCATGCTCCGCATACACAACGCGTAATTATGGCTGATGACTGGAACCGAAACTACTCCCGTGAAAAAGGAGCCTTCCCTCTGGAAGACCTCAAATACGATAAGTTCTGGCCGTCCGTTTCCCGTGTTGATGATGCCTATGGCGATCGTAATCTGGTGTGCTCTTGCATTCCGATGTCGGCGTATGAAGAAGGGATTGAAGCGGTGTAG
- a CDS encoding DUF1684 domain-containing protein, translating to MNFRTLLLTVFLVFGGMSFASGQQPDTYLINEIKSYQDSLDQAFQNRDTSPLKEEDFEQFTGLDYFPINLDYYIKAKFTRTPNQPAFDMPTTTSEVKTYEKYGELHFSVYGRPVSLDVFQSHELRETEKYKNYLFLPFRDETNGAETYGGGRYLEMWIPAGDSVIIDFNKAYNPYCVYNTKYSCPLVPKQNRMDIPVYAGVKDFTKE from the coding sequence ATGAACTTTCGTACATTATTATTAACCGTTTTTTTAGTATTTGGCGGGATGAGTTTTGCTTCGGGGCAACAACCGGATACATACTTAATTAATGAAATTAAATCCTATCAGGATTCTTTAGATCAGGCCTTTCAGAATCGGGATACTTCGCCGCTGAAAGAAGAAGACTTTGAACAATTCACCGGGCTGGACTACTTCCCCATTAACCTGGATTATTACATCAAAGCTAAGTTCACCAGAACCCCCAACCAGCCGGCTTTTGACATGCCGACCACCACTTCTGAAGTTAAAACCTATGAGAAGTACGGAGAACTTCATTTCTCCGTTTACGGCCGGCCCGTTTCCCTGGATGTATTTCAAAGTCACGAGCTGAGGGAAACAGAAAAGTATAAAAACTATCTCTTCTTGCCTTTCAGGGATGAAACCAACGGAGCAGAAACCTACGGCGGTGGTCGTTACCTGGAAATGTGGATTCCCGCCGGTGATTCGGTCATCATTGACTTTAACAAAGCATACAACCCCTACTGCGTGTATAACACCAAATATTCCTGCCCTCTGGTCCCCAAACAAAACCGCATGGATATACCGGTGTATGCCGGGGTGAAGGATTTTACAAAAGAATAG
- a CDS encoding OsmC family protein yields the protein MSEENAKKIVHAHLPENEKFKTTLTAGKHELLADEPEHVDGGEDQGPDPYDYLLMGLGSCTLMTVKMYAERKGWPVKDLYLELRHNKRHDEDCQNCEDPKSKIDVIEKELIVKGDLSQEQLEKLLDISRKCPVHRTLEADIRIKSSVTE from the coding sequence ATGAGTGAAGAAAACGCAAAGAAGATTGTACACGCCCACCTGCCTGAAAATGAAAAGTTTAAAACTACGTTGACAGCGGGAAAACATGAACTCCTCGCCGACGAACCCGAACATGTGGATGGAGGCGAAGATCAGGGCCCCGACCCGTATGATTACCTCTTGATGGGATTAGGATCATGCACACTTATGACGGTGAAAATGTACGCCGAACGAAAAGGGTGGCCGGTGAAAGATCTATATCTTGAACTTCGCCATAACAAACGCCACGACGAAGACTGCCAGAACTGTGAAGACCCCAAAAGTAAGATTGACGTCATCGAAAAAGAGCTGATTGTTAAAGGAGATTTAAGCCAGGAACAGCTCGAAAAACTTCTGGATATATCCAGGAAATGCCCGGTTCACCGCACCCTTGAGGCCGACATCCGAATTAAAAGTTCCGTAACCGAATAA
- a CDS encoding UDP-2,3-diacylglucosamine diphosphatase produces the protein MKRSIDTVVISDVHLGTIGCHAVELVQYLNSIDPKRVILNGDFVDMWNFRKYYWPESHMHVIRTLITMMTNGVDIYYLTGNHDETLRKVSSLQLGPLFIRDKLVLELNGEKVWFFHGDIFDVTMKHSKWIAKLGGQGYEMLILINRWMNWISQKMGYGKFSLSKKIKDGVKTAVNFIDDFEVTAMELAIDEGYDYVVCGHIHQPKIRGYENEKGSVIYLNSGDWVENLTCLEYDGGEWSLYRYSEDTVLQENPRINQLMKSHTLNKKLMIG, from the coding sequence ATGAAAAGATCAATCGATACCGTTGTAATATCTGATGTTCACCTCGGCACCATTGGCTGCCATGCTGTCGAACTGGTTCAATATCTGAATTCCATCGATCCCAAGCGAGTCATTCTAAATGGAGACTTCGTGGATATGTGGAACTTCCGAAAATACTACTGGCCGGAATCCCACATGCACGTCATCCGTACGCTTATCACCATGATGACCAACGGGGTGGATATCTATTACCTGACGGGCAATCATGACGAAACCTTACGAAAAGTCTCCAGCCTGCAGTTGGGTCCGCTGTTTATTAGGGACAAACTGGTGCTTGAGCTGAATGGAGAGAAAGTCTGGTTTTTCCACGGGGATATTTTTGATGTGACCATGAAACACAGTAAGTGGATTGCCAAGCTGGGCGGACAAGGATATGAAATGTTGATCCTGATAAACCGCTGGATGAACTGGATATCTCAGAAAATGGGATATGGGAAGTTCTCGTTATCAAAAAAAATTAAAGATGGGGTAAAAACAGCCGTCAATTTTATCGATGACTTTGAAGTGACGGCTATGGAGCTGGCCATTGACGAAGGGTACGATTATGTGGTATGCGGTCATATCCATCAACCCAAAATACGCGGGTATGAAAATGAGAAAGGATCGGTGATTTATCTCAATTCCGGAGACTGGGTTGAAAACCTGACCTGCCTTGAATATGACGGAGGAGAATGGAGCCTGTATCGTTATTCCGAAGATACCGTTTTACAAGAGAACCCAAGGATTAACCAGCTTATGAAGAGCCATACGCTTAATAAAAAACTGATGATCGGATGA
- a CDS encoding glycosyltransferase family protein has translation MKILYGIQGTGHGHISRARVVLPKLREHAEVDVLVSGYNYKMNIDGEITYKARGLSLAYDNNGSVDMLETALNLHPIKFIQDMQAIPIEEYDFVVNDFEPVSAWAANGAGIPCVAISHQASFLSDKAPRPVKKSLVAEQVMKHFAPSTAAVGSHYLRYDDFIEPPIIRRQIRNLNPVLGNHITVYLPAFDHQSLCSIFNQVPKVQWHVFSPNCEEIYTKGNVKVYPVGKETFLESIESCLGIVSATGFETTAEAMFLGKKLLTIPIKNQYEQLCNAEALTRLGGTVVYHIDQNFVQTLSRWIDEGLVLNLPEISDEDELVNKIIIAGTGEGITNKVHEKVRVEVA, from the coding sequence ATGAAAATACTTTATGGTATTCAGGGTACAGGGCACGGGCATATAAGCCGGGCACGGGTGGTGTTGCCTAAACTTAGAGAACATGCGGAGGTGGATGTGCTGGTCAGCGGTTATAATTACAAGATGAATATTGACGGAGAGATTACCTATAAAGCCCGCGGACTCAGCCTGGCTTACGACAATAACGGGAGCGTGGATATGTTGGAAACAGCGCTAAATCTTCATCCTATAAAGTTTATACAGGATATGCAGGCAATCCCGATTGAAGAGTACGATTTTGTGGTGAATGACTTTGAGCCGGTGTCGGCATGGGCAGCTAATGGAGCCGGAATTCCTTGTGTAGCTATCAGTCATCAGGCTTCATTCTTGTCAGATAAAGCTCCGCGTCCCGTTAAGAAATCGCTGGTTGCTGAACAGGTGATGAAGCACTTTGCTCCCAGTACGGCAGCTGTAGGCTCTCACTACCTGCGATACGACGACTTTATTGAACCACCCATCATTCGCCGACAAATCCGGAATTTGAACCCTGTATTGGGGAATCATATTACCGTTTACCTGCCTGCTTTCGACCACCAAAGCTTGTGTAGCATATTCAATCAGGTTCCGAAAGTGCAATGGCACGTCTTTTCTCCAAATTGTGAGGAGATTTACACGAAAGGAAATGTGAAAGTATATCCGGTTGGGAAAGAAACTTTTCTGGAGAGTATTGAAAGCTGCTTGGGCATAGTATCGGCCACCGGATTTGAAACCACTGCTGAAGCTATGTTCCTGGGAAAGAAGCTGCTCACCATTCCCATCAAAAACCAATACGAGCAGTTGTGCAATGCCGAAGCCCTTACCCGGCTGGGAGGAACGGTGGTTTACCATATAGATCAGAACTTCGTCCAAACTTTATCCCGTTGGATCGATGAGGGATTGGTATTGAATCTGCCTGAAATTTCGGATGAGGATGAGCTGGTCAACAAAATTATTATTGCTGGAACAGGAGAAGGAATAACAAACAAGGTGCACGAAAAAGTGAGAGTAGAAGTGGCTTAG